A window of Pirellula sp. SH-Sr6A contains these coding sequences:
- a CDS encoding Type 1 glutamine amidotransferase-like domain-containing protein produces MNAQSQTFDERFEDWPVDLKIKGVIVAIHSETIPDHVLESSLPDSISKSILVLTNRDQDEVSSEFQNTQSRPTAPKVESISLIESQQESTYFQKWDTLVWSESRTPDEIPPPLMKRFEQLARAHIDRGKNLVIAGPHAKALSKFYIRSLEEGHPRIAAGMNLFPDVVLETNCPKSREGNPHVLSVLASQPRCVGIALERNSAVVLRGRKLRVLGSGEATLMVQANRFHPIRLHTITSESSGANSPNRYLADLTEWRRDAMDRTLPLFPPTSPGLPVVEKGTLLIVGGGGLPTGLMDQFCELAGGPENANLVYIPCEEREDVAEEQSIIENWKKRGFKNATLIHTKDRNKANEDEAFLAPLKKATGIWFGGGRQWNLADSYYGTTAQRLMKEVLHRGGVIGGSSAGASIQARYLARATPIENFNIMAPGYERGGLGFLDGVAIDQHFTQRSRQRDMTHLVNRYPQLLGIGIDETTAITVTGSKATVSGKGKVYFYDRRQPVYPDRPDYIALASGESYDLAARKTINSEMPKTKNE; encoded by the coding sequence ATGAACGCCCAATCCCAGACGTTCGACGAGAGATTCGAAGATTGGCCTGTCGATCTGAAAATCAAAGGGGTCATTGTCGCGATACACTCCGAGACGATCCCAGACCACGTTCTCGAATCGTCCTTACCCGATTCAATTTCCAAGTCGATTCTGGTGCTCACCAATCGAGATCAGGATGAAGTAAGTTCCGAGTTTCAAAACACACAATCCAGGCCTACTGCCCCGAAGGTGGAATCGATCTCCCTCATCGAATCGCAACAGGAAAGCACTTACTTCCAAAAATGGGACACATTGGTCTGGAGCGAATCGCGCACACCCGACGAAATTCCACCCCCATTGATGAAACGTTTCGAACAACTTGCACGTGCACATATTGATCGGGGCAAAAACCTAGTCATCGCTGGGCCACATGCGAAAGCTCTTTCGAAGTTCTATATCCGTTCATTAGAGGAAGGACATCCTCGAATCGCAGCAGGGATGAATTTGTTCCCCGATGTGGTTCTGGAAACCAACTGCCCGAAGTCCCGGGAAGGGAATCCCCATGTCCTCAGTGTTCTGGCAAGCCAACCGCGTTGTGTTGGGATTGCCTTGGAGAGGAATAGCGCCGTCGTATTGCGAGGACGGAAACTACGAGTCTTGGGATCTGGCGAAGCAACTCTCATGGTCCAAGCCAATCGATTCCACCCCATTCGATTGCACACCATTACCTCTGAATCTTCGGGTGCGAACTCCCCAAATCGCTACCTTGCTGATTTGACCGAATGGCGGCGAGACGCGATGGACAGGACTCTCCCCCTATTCCCACCCACAAGTCCTGGATTACCCGTTGTTGAAAAGGGGACCCTCCTGATTGTGGGAGGGGGCGGTCTACCTACTGGCCTGATGGATCAGTTTTGCGAACTAGCCGGCGGACCAGAAAATGCAAATCTCGTCTACATACCCTGTGAGGAGCGCGAAGACGTAGCGGAGGAACAATCGATCATCGAAAACTGGAAGAAACGAGGATTCAAAAATGCCACGCTGATCCACACAAAGGATCGCAACAAAGCAAATGAAGACGAAGCGTTCCTAGCCCCCTTAAAGAAGGCGACTGGAATCTGGTTTGGTGGTGGAAGGCAGTGGAACTTGGCCGATTCTTATTATGGGACAACTGCCCAGCGACTTATGAAGGAAGTACTCCATCGCGGCGGAGTCATCGGTGGCTCTTCGGCAGGGGCTTCGATCCAAGCGCGCTACTTGGCTCGTGCTACCCCGATCGAAAACTTCAATATCATGGCACCGGGTTATGAACGCGGAGGTCTTGGGTTTCTCGATGGTGTCGCTATCGATCAGCATTTCACCCAGCGAAGCCGACAACGCGATATGACGCATCTTGTGAATCGCTATCCGCAACTACTTGGGATTGGTATCGACGAAACGACTGCGATCACAGTTACCGGGTCGAAAGCCACCGTGTCAGGAAAAGGAAAAGTCTATTTCTACGATCGACGGCAACCCGTCTATCCTGATCGTCCTGACTACATAGCATTAGCGTCTGGGGAATCGTATGACCTAGCCGCAAGAAAAACAATTAACTCGGAAATGCCGAAAACCAAAAATGAATAG
- a CDS encoding PVC-type heme-binding CxxCH protein: MTQQFSFSVLRRRSILSQSLMEGTKIASLTALFGLSVVAMPFASAQESTQQSKGEVPPLAAASDEGETAIGSFKFPDSMECNLFAAEPMFANPVAFAFDRLGRVFVCESYRQNKGVTDNRGHDGKWLDADLAAMNVQDRIRYHRELLGKETSEYERFDDLIRVLLDRDGDHRADDSKVFVSGFNAIEEGTGAGVLIRDNMVYYTNIPKLWGFKDSNNDLVADERIVLSDGYGVRVAFRGHDMHGLILGPDGRLYFSIGDRGYSIETPNGTFQDPESGAVFRCDLDGTNLEVFATGLRNPQELAFDDEGNLFTGDNNSDSGDKARWVQVVQGGDTGWRMMYQYLSDRGPFNREKIWYPYEGTESPAYVVPPIANLSDGPSGLICYTGVGLDNSEQYKNAFFLCDFRGQSSNSGIRRIQLKPKGSTFEIDKNEQFIWQILATDIDTAPDGSLVVSDWVNGWNGENKGRLYRFASKSKDVQKTGNQSTEELKKGFRSRSDQDLVSLLASPDRRLRLEAQWELANRKNVNALVNVLQNAKTRNEKLHAVWGLGQIVRQQNDTVAGTALIGALSDSDEYVVARACDALAESKMDFSEQSISDLVLHPSAVVRRQAMLAVATKKMTSALDQVTKAVIENADQDPVLRHAAIMAVSKALDEEGIDRWSKNPNESVRVVLAVALRKAKNPAIKLLLGDASVRVVKEAVRAIYDVPEFHSELPALAALTIAREFDEPIVQRILHANYRLGQDVNIDRLVAFVTSNVGTEKMREEAMNLLGDWASPGLRDKIMNRHLPLPDRSPAPVIERLQQNVAALAATPDAVRDAFFKVGAKYDMKEIASLIESIVLDSKASARRRADAIAALATLNPSELMKQANSLLQDSQVPVRIATMQSLVKIDKPAAGSAVEKAIASKSTEERQAAWDLISALDDSVAQALLAKSAPEFFAGSLPKDTWLNAMEAVAAKGNPEMKRTLENREKESSSKSASDPKLAYADCVEGGNVEAGRELFFTRSNLSCVRCHKVGATGGEVGPVLSELGKQKDRTYLLEAIVAPNQTIAQGFETVVILTEDDETISGILKSETDSKLSLMDAQGAVIEVEKDAIVSRKKGLSSMPADLMKYLTKRELRDLVAYLSSLDGSPASLKNFGATGGHAVE; this comes from the coding sequence ATGACGCAACAATTCTCTTTTTCCGTCCTTCGTCGCCGCTCTATCCTCTCGCAGTCACTCATGGAGGGAACGAAAATCGCCTCCCTGACTGCTTTGTTTGGACTTAGCGTGGTCGCGATGCCCTTCGCCTCGGCACAAGAATCGACGCAACAATCAAAGGGTGAAGTTCCCCCGCTCGCAGCCGCCTCCGATGAAGGCGAAACAGCCATCGGCTCCTTCAAGTTTCCGGACTCGATGGAATGCAATCTGTTCGCTGCCGAACCGATGTTCGCTAACCCCGTCGCCTTCGCGTTCGACCGATTGGGACGCGTTTTCGTTTGCGAATCCTATCGACAAAACAAAGGGGTTACCGATAACCGCGGGCACGATGGGAAATGGCTCGACGCCGATTTGGCCGCGATGAACGTTCAAGACCGCATTCGCTACCATCGAGAATTGCTCGGCAAAGAAACTTCCGAATACGAACGATTCGATGACCTGATCCGCGTACTCCTCGATCGAGACGGGGACCATCGAGCCGATGACAGCAAAGTATTTGTGTCCGGCTTCAACGCGATCGAAGAAGGGACCGGCGCCGGCGTTCTCATTCGAGACAACATGGTTTACTACACCAACATTCCAAAACTATGGGGATTCAAAGATTCAAATAACGACTTGGTAGCCGATGAAAGGATCGTCCTTTCCGATGGGTACGGTGTTCGCGTCGCATTTCGTGGTCACGATATGCACGGTCTCATCCTCGGACCAGACGGACGCCTCTATTTTTCCATCGGCGATCGCGGATACTCGATCGAAACGCCCAATGGAACCTTCCAAGACCCCGAGAGCGGAGCCGTGTTCCGATGCGATCTCGACGGCACCAACTTGGAGGTCTTCGCGACCGGTCTGCGCAATCCACAAGAACTGGCTTTCGACGACGAAGGAAACCTCTTCACTGGAGATAACAATTCGGACTCCGGTGACAAGGCGCGATGGGTGCAAGTCGTGCAAGGAGGGGACACTGGGTGGCGAATGATGTACCAATACCTCTCCGATCGCGGCCCGTTCAATCGAGAGAAAATCTGGTATCCCTACGAAGGAACCGAAAGCCCAGCGTACGTCGTTCCCCCTATCGCCAATCTCAGCGATGGCCCCTCGGGACTGATCTGCTACACCGGCGTGGGGTTGGACAACAGCGAGCAATACAAGAACGCGTTCTTCCTGTGCGACTTCCGAGGACAGTCCTCCAACAGCGGGATCCGTCGAATCCAACTCAAACCAAAAGGGTCCACATTTGAAATCGACAAGAACGAACAGTTCATTTGGCAAATCCTCGCGACCGATATCGACACAGCCCCCGACGGAAGCTTGGTGGTAAGCGATTGGGTCAACGGTTGGAACGGTGAAAACAAAGGTCGCTTGTATCGGTTTGCATCCAAATCGAAGGATGTCCAAAAGACAGGCAATCAATCTACCGAGGAACTGAAAAAAGGCTTCCGCTCGCGCTCGGACCAAGACCTCGTTTCCCTGCTTGCTTCCCCTGACCGACGATTGCGTCTCGAAGCACAATGGGAACTGGCGAATCGAAAAAACGTCAACGCTTTGGTCAACGTCTTGCAAAACGCAAAGACTCGCAACGAAAAACTGCACGCGGTCTGGGGGCTTGGCCAAATTGTCCGCCAACAAAACGACACCGTCGCTGGCACGGCATTGATTGGAGCGCTCAGCGATTCCGATGAGTATGTCGTCGCGCGAGCCTGCGATGCGCTCGCGGAAAGCAAAATGGATTTCTCCGAACAAAGCATCAGCGATCTTGTTCTTCACCCCTCCGCGGTCGTACGCCGACAAGCCATGTTGGCAGTGGCAACAAAAAAGATGACATCCGCGTTGGACCAAGTCACAAAAGCAGTGATCGAAAATGCGGATCAAGATCCCGTGCTGAGGCACGCTGCAATCATGGCCGTATCCAAAGCGCTCGACGAGGAAGGAATCGATCGATGGAGCAAAAACCCCAACGAATCGGTGCGCGTCGTACTCGCCGTCGCACTCCGGAAAGCCAAGAATCCTGCGATCAAACTTCTGCTTGGAGATGCTTCGGTCCGCGTTGTGAAAGAGGCTGTACGGGCTATATACGATGTTCCCGAATTTCACTCCGAGTTGCCCGCTCTGGCTGCTCTCACTATCGCTCGGGAATTCGACGAACCAATTGTGCAGCGGATCCTTCATGCGAACTATCGCCTTGGACAAGATGTAAACATCGATCGATTGGTCGCATTCGTGACATCGAATGTAGGGACCGAAAAGATGCGTGAAGAAGCCATGAACCTACTCGGTGATTGGGCCTCTCCCGGATTGCGAGACAAAATCATGAATCGCCATCTGCCTCTCCCCGACCGATCACCAGCACCCGTGATCGAACGGTTACAACAAAATGTCGCTGCGTTGGCCGCCACTCCCGATGCCGTCCGCGACGCATTTTTTAAAGTGGGTGCGAAGTACGACATGAAAGAGATCGCCAGTCTCATCGAGTCGATTGTCCTCGATTCCAAGGCATCGGCTCGCCGCCGCGCCGATGCGATCGCCGCCCTCGCCACGTTGAATCCAAGCGAATTGATGAAACAGGCGAACTCCCTCCTCCAGGACTCGCAAGTGCCGGTGCGGATTGCGACCATGCAATCCTTGGTAAAGATCGACAAACCGGCCGCTGGCTCCGCAGTTGAGAAAGCCATTGCATCAAAATCGACAGAAGAACGCCAAGCCGCATGGGACCTGATCTCCGCACTAGATGACTCCGTTGCACAGGCCTTGCTCGCCAAATCAGCTCCCGAGTTCTTCGCCGGCTCCCTTCCCAAGGATACATGGCTCAATGCTATGGAAGCCGTCGCGGCCAAAGGAAACCCCGAGATGAAGCGAACCTTGGAAAACCGCGAAAAGGAATCCTCTTCGAAGTCCGCTTCCGATCCCAAGCTGGCCTACGCCGATTGCGTGGAAGGAGGAAATGTGGAAGCAGGACGCGAGCTCTTTTTTACGCGAAGCAACCTATCATGCGTCCGATGCCACAAAGTAGGAGCCACCGGTGGGGAGGTGGGGCCCGTTCTCAGCGAGCTAGGAAAACAAAAAGATCGTACCTACCTCCTCGAGGCAATCGTTGCTCCCAATCAGACCATCGCGCAAGGCTTCGAAACCGTGGTCATATTAACCGAGGACGATGAAACAATCTCAGGTATTTTGAAGAGCGAAACCGATTCCAAACTCAGCCTGATGGACGCGCAAGGTGCCGTGATCGAAGTGGAGAAGGATGCAATCGTCAGCCGTAAAAAAGGACTCTCCTCCATGCCCGCTGATTTGATGAAGTATCTCACAAAGCGAGAATTGAGAGACTTGGTTGCTTACCTCTCAAGTTTGGACGGCTCGCCCGCCTCCCTGAAAAACTTCGGTGCAACAGGCGGTCACGCAGTGGAATGA
- a CDS encoding DUF1559 domain-containing protein, whose amino-acid sequence MVRTRAKRTGFTLVELLVVIAIIGILVGLLLPAVQAAREAARRMSCSNNIRQLGLATLNYESAYRRLPGLMGSSTYSAQARVLPYMEQAALHDLVDYGRPLLVGPAFAARFDIAVAGLVGAKFPIMLCPSDGEEPFFPVTFSDGSAGRSAGLSYMFSTGSGRGTYYDDRYETDGMMWERSFARLSKCSDGTSNTVLFAETLLGDKSMLTTPPTRMPARVIANWPGTTSNPAGPGWVSGGLISNPNLSAIFPGVTNSYRGNRGESWIRGVPFATTINGYLTPNSRIPDIGIHGRGFYSARSMHSGGAQLGFLDGSVRFVSNQVEELPYRNSFSANGGEVAVLQD is encoded by the coding sequence ATGGTTCGGACGAGGGCGAAGAGAACGGGTTTTACGTTGGTGGAGTTGTTGGTTGTCATCGCGATCATCGGGATATTGGTCGGGTTGCTACTTCCTGCGGTGCAAGCGGCTCGGGAAGCTGCTCGACGGATGTCGTGTTCCAACAACATCAGGCAGTTGGGGCTGGCAACTCTCAATTACGAATCTGCCTATCGACGCTTGCCGGGGCTAATGGGATCGAGTACCTACTCAGCCCAAGCTCGCGTGTTGCCTTATATGGAGCAAGCGGCCCTGCATGATTTGGTGGATTATGGGCGTCCTTTGCTGGTGGGGCCCGCCTTCGCGGCTCGCTTTGACATTGCCGTAGCGGGACTAGTGGGAGCGAAGTTTCCTATCATGCTGTGCCCGAGTGATGGCGAAGAGCCATTCTTTCCGGTCACGTTTTCGGACGGTTCGGCGGGTCGGAGCGCTGGTCTGAGCTATATGTTCTCGACCGGCAGCGGCCGAGGGACCTACTACGACGACCGTTACGAGACCGATGGAATGATGTGGGAGCGATCTTTCGCGAGGCTCAGCAAATGTTCCGATGGAACCTCCAACACGGTCTTGTTTGCAGAGACGTTGTTGGGGGATAAAAGCATGCTGACGACACCTCCGACACGGATGCCGGCGCGAGTGATTGCCAATTGGCCAGGGACGACCAGCAACCCGGCTGGCCCAGGGTGGGTCTCAGGAGGGTTGATCAGCAATCCCAATCTCAGCGCGATTTTTCCCGGCGTTACAAATAGCTACCGTGGTAATCGCGGGGAGAGTTGGATTCGAGGCGTACCATTCGCTACGACGATCAATGGTTATCTCACTCCCAATTCACGCATTCCAGATATTGGGATCCATGGTCGGGGCTTCTACTCCGCTCGCAGCATGCACAGCGGCGGCGCACAGCTTGGTTTCTTGGATGGATCGGTCCGCTTCGTATCCAACCAGGTCGAGGAACTTCCTTATCGAAATAGCTTCTCCGCCAATGGTGGAGAAGTCGCCGTGTTGCAAGACTAG
- a CDS encoding DUF1559 domain-containing protein produces the protein MPFEFICPFCHHRTKVDDRYAGQTGPCAGCGKTVAMPRYNERGVLEPAPLVVTRKTAARSVSRSSFPMLIAAACSATALVALIAVVWMAWPTIQKRALLAAQNQDIDNMKLIAKALNEYADRYGTYPPPVVYDDKGTALYSWRVLILPFLGYESLYDAFQLDQPYDSANNLQCMSKMPEEFASPNSDAMAGFQTNYALIIGPGTLFPPSGPLSSKNIDDPTLLLVETKHGLASWTEPGDIDISQGVRPGNRPMKDLGGLFRDSFTAVSAQEEGLRIPNTVPGAVLDSLISPNGGEKVDVSTFK, from the coding sequence ATGCCATTCGAGTTTATCTGCCCGTTCTGTCATCATCGGACCAAGGTAGATGATCGGTATGCGGGGCAAACGGGACCATGCGCCGGATGTGGAAAGACCGTAGCGATGCCTCGATACAACGAACGGGGGGTGCTCGAGCCAGCACCCTTAGTTGTGACGAGAAAGACTGCAGCGCGTTCGGTTTCTCGAAGCTCCTTTCCGATGTTGATCGCAGCGGCTTGTAGTGCGACCGCATTGGTAGCCTTGATCGCAGTAGTTTGGATGGCTTGGCCGACGATTCAAAAGCGGGCTTTGTTAGCGGCCCAGAACCAGGACATCGACAATATGAAGTTGATCGCCAAAGCGCTCAATGAGTATGCCGATCGTTACGGGACTTATCCGCCGCCTGTGGTCTATGATGACAAAGGGACGGCACTTTACTCATGGCGTGTCTTGATCTTGCCCTTTCTCGGGTATGAGTCGCTATATGACGCATTTCAATTGGATCAACCGTATGACAGTGCAAATAACTTGCAGTGCATGTCCAAGATGCCCGAGGAGTTTGCGAGTCCCAATTCGGACGCGATGGCGGGCTTTCAAACCAACTATGCGTTGATCATTGGCCCGGGAACCCTTTTTCCGCCATCGGGCCCTCTCTCCTCGAAGAACATCGACGATCCCACTCTTTTGTTGGTTGAGACCAAGCATGGATTGGCCAGTTGGACGGAGCCAGGGGATATCGACATCTCGCAAGGGGTGCGCCCTGGTAATCGTCCCATGAAGGACCTCGGTGGATTGTTTCGCGATTCCTTTACTGCGGTTTCAGCGCAGGAGGAGGGGCTTCGGATTCCCAATACGGTTCCGGGAGCCGTTCTCGACTCGCTGATCAGCCCGAATGGCGGCGAGAAGGTCGACGTTTCCACCTTCAAGTAG
- a CDS encoding alpha/beta hydrolase: MKTILFVLHCIFATTLFAQSNYPPTFSDARVETYRKVGAIDLKLWIFGETDLQSPKPAIVFFFGGGWNSGSPDQFEKQARHFAQRGMIAITADYRVKSRHGTKVVDCVEDAKAAVAWVRDNAQRFGIDPDKIAASGGSAGGHLAACTGTIKGFGREERPNAMILLNPACTLAPIEGWESPAIQSALTVERLGVEARLISPAHHIDSTTPPTLILHGKQDTTVPYASAVAFERAMEKSGRPCKLIGYEGAGHGFFNRGNDFDKTLVEADAFLVGLGWLKK, translated from the coding sequence TTGAAAACCATTCTCTTTGTTTTGCATTGTATCTTTGCAACCACGCTGTTCGCCCAGTCTAACTATCCGCCAACGTTTTCGGACGCCCGCGTTGAAACCTATCGGAAGGTCGGCGCGATCGATTTGAAGCTTTGGATCTTTGGGGAAACGGATCTTCAATCACCGAAACCTGCGATTGTGTTTTTCTTTGGTGGGGGATGGAATTCGGGATCACCGGATCAATTCGAAAAGCAAGCGCGTCATTTCGCCCAACGTGGCATGATCGCAATCACCGCCGATTACCGCGTGAAATCACGTCATGGTACCAAGGTCGTCGATTGCGTCGAAGACGCTAAAGCCGCGGTCGCATGGGTTCGGGATAATGCCCAGCGCTTCGGCATCGATCCGGATAAGATTGCGGCATCGGGCGGCTCGGCGGGTGGGCACCTGGCTGCTTGCACTGGTACGATCAAGGGTTTCGGAAGAGAGGAGCGTCCTAACGCGATGATTCTTCTCAACCCGGCGTGCACGCTTGCTCCGATCGAAGGTTGGGAATCCCCCGCGATCCAGTCTGCTTTGACAGTCGAGCGCCTGGGTGTCGAGGCACGATTGATCTCGCCTGCTCATCACATCGATTCGACCACCCCGCCGACCTTGATTCTTCATGGCAAGCAAGACACGACTGTTCCCTATGCTTCGGCTGTTGCATTCGAGCGGGCGATGGAGAAGTCCGGCAGGCCGTGCAAGCTCATTGGATACGAAGGTGCAGGGCACGGCTTCTTCAATCGCGGAAACGACTTTGACAAAACACTCGTTGAAGCGGACGCGTTTCTGGTTGGACTGGGCTGGCTTAAAAAGTGA
- a CDS encoding IS4 family transposase: protein MVSIPPRRSQANFSFGDSIKAFLLQPGLPFASILCEQHIRNVFRKHGCTMNGIYSTAIVLWAFMSQIMRDGKEAACQSAVARITAFFTLHGKSAPGADTGNYCRARAKLPEDALKELCLGVASEAEAKVESKWLWKSMHAKLIDGFTFKMPDTRKNQKEYPQHTAQKPGIGFPIARVLAVMSLATGCLLDATVGPFSGKETGETSLLRRLLKGFSAGDIVIADRFFCNYWLIAMFMKLNVHVCFRRKKGHTDFRTGKRLGKQDHLIQWYRPARPAWMSHEMYQSLPFVIELRELRYTVEAPGRKSGPFIIVTTLLEHKGDQGVSYEEISDLFSFRWNAELDIRSIKTFMNLNFVRCLSPEMVRRELWTTLLAYNLIRTTICSAASLSGKRPREISFVCASQYILASWQEVTAHLRGKQLERYARFLLERIANCKVGNRPGRIEPRVVKRRRDQYALMTEPRKQLQKRLYKGDNRFE from the coding sequence TTGGTCTCTATACCACCAAGGCGATCTCAAGCCAATTTCAGCTTTGGAGATTCCATCAAGGCTTTCCTGCTGCAACCCGGACTGCCGTTTGCATCGATTCTTTGCGAGCAGCACATCAGAAATGTTTTTCGCAAGCACGGTTGCACGATGAATGGGATCTATTCCACCGCAATTGTCTTGTGGGCGTTCATGTCGCAAATTATGCGTGATGGGAAAGAAGCCGCTTGCCAGTCCGCCGTCGCTCGTATTACGGCATTCTTTACTCTTCACGGGAAGTCAGCACCCGGGGCCGATACGGGGAACTACTGTCGCGCAAGAGCAAAGCTTCCCGAGGACGCTTTGAAAGAACTATGCCTTGGTGTTGCCTCTGAAGCGGAAGCCAAGGTGGAGTCCAAATGGCTCTGGAAGTCTATGCATGCCAAGCTTATTGATGGATTTACTTTCAAAATGCCCGATACGCGAAAGAACCAGAAAGAGTATCCGCAGCATACTGCCCAAAAGCCAGGGATTGGTTTTCCTATTGCTCGTGTCTTGGCTGTGATGTCGTTGGCCACAGGTTGTTTGCTTGATGCAACGGTCGGTCCCTTCAGCGGAAAAGAAACGGGCGAAACCAGTCTTCTGCGTCGGTTGCTCAAAGGTTTTTCAGCGGGAGATATCGTGATTGCTGACCGCTTCTTTTGTAACTACTGGTTGATCGCGATGTTCATGAAATTGAACGTTCATGTTTGTTTTCGCAGGAAGAAGGGACACACAGATTTTCGAACTGGAAAGCGATTGGGTAAACAAGATCACTTGATTCAGTGGTATCGTCCCGCTCGTCCGGCCTGGATGAGCCACGAGATGTACCAATCCTTACCGTTCGTGATCGAACTACGGGAGTTGCGATATACGGTCGAAGCTCCGGGCCGTAAATCAGGCCCGTTTATCATTGTGACAACATTGCTAGAGCACAAGGGTGACCAGGGTGTTAGCTATGAGGAGATATCCGATCTGTTTAGCTTTCGTTGGAATGCAGAACTTGACATCCGTTCTATCAAGACGTTTATGAATTTAAACTTTGTGAGATGCTTATCGCCCGAGATGGTCAGGCGAGAGTTATGGACGACGCTTCTTGCCTACAACTTGATTCGAACAACGATTTGCTCTGCCGCTTCGCTCTCTGGAAAGCGGCCGCGAGAGATCAGCTTCGTCTGTGCTAGCCAGTACATCCTAGCGAGTTGGCAGGAGGTGACGGCTCATCTTCGCGGCAAGCAACTTGAGCGTTACGCCAGATTTCTCCTCGAGCGGATTGCGAACTGTAAGGTTGGCAACCGTCCGGGGCGGATTGAACCGCGAGTTGTAAAGCGACGCCGCGACCAATACGCGCTGATGACCGAACCCAGAAAACAACTCCAAAAGCGACTCTATAAAGGCGATAACCGATTTGAATGA
- a CDS encoding class I SAM-dependent methyltransferase: MSLGNDLKILYHLVLRPVRGKTHSERMESFYAGQAEGYDDFRKRLLQGREDVYREVVDRSAGGVWVDMGGGTGSNLEFAGDGIRRFEKVYVVDLAESLLGIVKKRSEKNGWSNVEAVVGDATQWLPPEGAADVVTFSYSLTMIPDWFAAIDNALRMLKPGGLIGVIDFYVARKHPADSLAKHRWGTRSFWPVWFANDNVFPSPDHLPYLQKHFETLRLKESRAKVPYLPLVRTPYYQFVGRKS, from the coding sequence ATGTCTTTGGGTAACGACCTCAAAATTCTCTACCATTTGGTACTTCGACCTGTTCGAGGGAAAACGCACTCCGAGCGGATGGAAAGTTTTTACGCTGGGCAAGCGGAGGGGTACGACGATTTTCGAAAGCGACTTCTACAGGGGCGCGAGGATGTCTATCGCGAGGTTGTCGATCGCAGTGCGGGTGGCGTTTGGGTCGATATGGGAGGTGGAACCGGATCGAACTTGGAATTTGCAGGTGACGGCATTCGGCGTTTTGAAAAGGTTTACGTCGTCGATTTGGCCGAGTCGCTCTTAGGCATTGTCAAGAAGCGATCCGAGAAGAATGGTTGGTCGAATGTGGAGGCGGTCGTTGGAGACGCGACGCAGTGGTTGCCGCCGGAAGGAGCCGCGGACGTGGTAACCTTTTCCTATTCCCTAACGATGATCCCCGATTGGTTTGCGGCCATCGACAATGCCTTGCGGATGCTCAAGCCTGGAGGTCTGATAGGCGTCATCGATTTTTATGTCGCGCGCAAACACCCAGCCGATAGTTTGGCAAAGCATCGTTGGGGCACGCGATCGTTTTGGCCGGTATGGTTTGCCAACGATAATGTCTTTCCGAGCCCGGATCACCTGCCCTATCTTCAGAAGCATTTCGAAACGTTACGATTGAAGGAAAGCCGCGCCAAAGTTCCTTACCTACCGTTGGTGCGTACACCTTATTATCAGTTTGTTGGTCGGAAATCGTAA